A region of the Candidatus Neomarinimicrobiota bacterium genome:
CAGCGTTTCTTTACATCATTGTTTATACGCCTTTAAAAAGGATTACTTGGCTCAACACATCAGTCGGATCCATTCCCGGCGCATTACCAATCATTGGCGGTTGGACGGCTGCTACTGGAGAGATTGGCACCATGGCATGGATTCTCTTCGCCATTATGTATCTCTGGCAGCATCCCCATTTTTATGCCATTGCCTGGATGTGTAAGGATGATTATGCCCAGGCCGATTTCAAAATGTTGCCTGTTATTGAACCGGACGGCTCACGGACCATTCGTCAGATATTTTGGCACCTTTTACTTATGATACCCGTTTCACTATTACCAGTGGTAGAAGGGTCCTTGGGAACAATATATTTAATTGGTGTAACGATTATTTCCTGTGCATTTTTCCTTTCTGCCATTCCAATGGCACGGAATAAATCCAGAGAAAGTGCCTTACTCTTATTAAAAGCATCGGTGTTTTACTTGCCGGCTTTGCTCATTATTATCATAATTGATTTAGGAATTTGAACATGACTCAAAAAACACG
Encoded here:
- the cyoE gene encoding protoheme IX farnesyltransferase, giving the protein MKFQKQKAKSLINIYLELSKLNILSLVLVSTLLGYYLGNMGIGSWETLFFTLLGTSLTAAGSGALNHYLEREPDKLMARTKNRPLPAGLISPLHVIIFGVFMVISGSTLLVWKVNLLTGFLSIMTAFLYIIVYTPLKRITWLNTSVGSIPGALPIIGGWTAATGEIGTMAWILFAIMYLWQHPHFYAIAWMCKDDYAQADFKMLPVIEPDGSRTIRQIFWHLLLMIPVSLLPVVEGSLGTIYLIGVTIISCAFFLSAIPMARNKSRESALLLLKASVFYLPALLIIIIIDLGI